In Nostoc sphaeroides, the genomic window TCATGAGCATAGTCTGCCAACATCCTCGCTAATTCTGGATTAGCACGCCGATCGAGTCCCCAAATTAGATGCAACGGACTGCCGACAAACACAGCCTTCAGCACCATCTGATTCCAAGCAGCATTATCTAAATAATCTGCTGGATAAGGGTTTCGTAGTGCGATCGCTTGGAATACATTACTCATATTGCTGCGAATTCCCTCAGCAGCGCGATGGCGATGTAACTCTGGATGTGGTAATAACGGCAAACTTTGATAAAGGACTACTAACTCCCCCATATCGGCAGTGGAGAAGAATTTATCAAGCGATCGCACATAGCCCTCAGCATCATCATAGGGCAAAGCTAGAAGCAAGAGTGTACGACCTGCTTGATCTACACTCCAATGATCGGGATACCAACCGGGAATCACATCCTGTGCTGCTTCCAAGTCATCGAATGTTAGCTGCAAATCCTGTTTACCTAGATAACGCGGCACAGCACTAAAAGCCGTAAAAAACACTCTCTCAGCAGCGCCGCTAGCAATCTGTGCCTGTTTCTGTTCCAGCCAAGCAAAAGCTTTCTCTGAAACAGACTTTAACAGCCAGTGATGCAGTAACTTGTTTACTTTATTCATGATGAATTTCAGGAAAAGTTGCCCAACTTTTTTGTGACAACCAAGTATAAAATCTAGCACTAAACTTGATGCTTTGTGATTCAAGCAGCTAGATAATATAGTACCAAGATCATAACTTCACTGAATCTATAAAAATCTCCCGACTTTAAACAAGATATTG contains:
- a CDS encoding EboA family metabolite traffic protein; translated protein: MNKVNKLLHHWLLKSVSEKAFAWLEQKQAQIASGAAERVFFTAFSAVPRYLGKQDLQLTFDDLEAAQDVIPGWYPDHWSVDQAGRTLLLLALPYDDAEGYVRSLDKFFSTADMGELVVLYQSLPLLPHPELHRHRAAEGIRSNMSNVFQAIALRNPYPADYLDNAAWNQMVLKAVFVGSPLHLIWGLDRRANPELARMLADYAHERWAAKRSVTPELWRTVGRFADSAIITDLEKVLANGDIHEQEAAALACAESPLPQAQALLSRYPDLQSSIQKGNLTWNSFSRDGLFVYK